The proteins below come from a single Salinilacihabitans rarus genomic window:
- the tuf gene encoding translation elongation factor EF-1 subunit alpha: MSAKPHQNLAIIGHVDHGKSTLVGRLLFETGNIPEHVIEQHRQEAEEKGKGGFEFAYVMDNLAEERERGLTIDIAHQEFDTDEYYFTVVDTPGHRDFVKNMITGASQADNAVLVVAADDGVQPQTREHVFLARTLGIGELIVAVNKMDLVDYEETRYREVVEEVKTLLEQVRFATEDASFVPMSAFEGDNVAAPSDNTQWYDGPTVLESLNDLPQPEPPTDAPLRLPIQDVYTISGIGTVPVGRVETGVMETGDDVSFQPSDVGGEVKTIEMHHEEIPQAEPGDNVGFNVRGIGKNDIRRGDVCGPADAPPTVAETFQAQIVVMQHPSVITAGYTPVFHAHTAQVACTIESLDQKIDPASGEVKEEEPDFVQAGDAAVVTVRPQKPLSIEPSSEIPELGSFAIRDMGQTVAAGRVLDVNER; encoded by the coding sequence ATGAGCGCCAAACCGCACCAGAACCTCGCCATCATCGGGCACGTCGACCACGGGAAGTCCACGCTGGTCGGGCGGTTGCTGTTCGAGACGGGCAACATCCCCGAGCACGTCATCGAACAGCACCGCCAGGAAGCCGAGGAGAAGGGCAAGGGCGGCTTCGAGTTCGCCTACGTGATGGACAACCTCGCCGAGGAGCGCGAGCGCGGCCTGACGATCGACATCGCCCATCAGGAGTTCGACACCGACGAGTACTACTTCACGGTCGTGGACACGCCGGGCCACCGCGACTTCGTGAAGAACATGATCACCGGGGCGTCACAGGCCGACAACGCGGTGCTCGTCGTCGCCGCCGACGACGGCGTCCAGCCCCAGACGCGCGAACACGTCTTCCTCGCGCGCACGCTCGGCATCGGCGAACTGATCGTCGCGGTCAACAAGATGGACCTCGTCGACTACGAGGAGACCCGCTACCGGGAGGTCGTCGAGGAGGTGAAGACGCTGCTCGAACAGGTCCGCTTTGCGACCGAGGACGCCTCGTTCGTCCCGATGTCGGCCTTCGAGGGCGACAACGTGGCCGCACCGTCCGACAACACGCAGTGGTACGACGGTCCGACGGTCCTCGAGTCGCTGAACGACCTGCCCCAACCCGAACCGCCGACGGACGCGCCGCTGCGCCTGCCGATTCAGGACGTCTACACCATCTCCGGCATCGGCACCGTCCCCGTCGGCCGCGTCGAGACCGGCGTCATGGAGACCGGCGACGACGTCTCCTTCCAGCCCAGCGACGTCGGCGGCGAGGTCAAGACGATCGAGATGCACCACGAGGAGATCCCGCAGGCGGAACCGGGCGACAACGTCGGGTTCAACGTCCGCGGCATCGGCAAGAACGACATCCGCCGCGGTGACGTCTGTGGCCCCGCCGACGCTCCGCCGACCGTCGCCGAGACGTTCCAGGCCCAGATCGTCGTCATGCAACACCCCAGCGTGATCACCGCGGGCTACACGCCGGTCTTCCACGCCCACACGGCGCAGGTCGCCTGTACGATCGAGTCGCTCGACCAGAAGATCGACCCCGCGAGCGGCGAGGTGAAAGAGGAGGAACCGGACTTCGTTCAGGCCGGCGACGCGGCCGTCGTGACGGTCCGTCCCCAGAAGCCGCTGTCGATCGAACCGTCGAGCGAGATCCCCGAACTCGGGAGCTTCGCCATCCGCGACATGGGCCAGACGGTGGCCGCGGGCCGGGTCCTCGACGTCAACGAACGCTGA
- a CDS encoding ABC transporter substrate-binding protein has protein sequence MATAGWRVDRRTVLRATGAAGLAGLAGLAAGQEAEITVTGVWTGGEEEDFLSVVDHVQEETGVGITYEPRDTEAILTGTLTDFEAGVATADIVVFPSEARVRSDAERGHLEPLDGAWEQAEFAIEPDQVSVDGQPYAAPFKMDLKPGFWYRQSFFDEHGLEEPGDYDEFLDLLGEIDGIDGVEAPIASGNGQGWPLSDLTEAYILRQEDGADLQRALIDGEAEFTDDRVRRAFAEIQELHGAGYFSELRDFGVQFEFLWENQIPLYFQGSFTPAFEAIQDPEDLGFFGLPGTEAMVASVNWFTVPTYSENVDAAVAAAEAFASADAQQVWAERGGFIASNLDVPEEAYQLEVMADLGQAAGEVDLVPDLDDAVGDPFQSEFWSALTGFWAEPSQDIDPILESLDATLQETVAEDE, from the coding sequence ATGGCAACCGCTGGTTGGCGCGTCGACAGGCGTACCGTTCTGAGGGCGACCGGGGCGGCGGGACTCGCCGGTCTCGCGGGGCTCGCCGCCGGACAGGAGGCCGAGATCACCGTAACCGGCGTCTGGACCGGCGGCGAGGAGGAGGACTTCCTCTCCGTCGTCGACCACGTCCAGGAGGAAACCGGCGTCGGGATCACGTACGAACCGCGCGACACCGAGGCGATCCTGACGGGGACGCTGACGGACTTCGAGGCGGGGGTCGCGACCGCGGACATCGTCGTGTTCCCCTCGGAGGCGCGCGTCCGCTCGGACGCGGAACGCGGCCACCTCGAACCGCTCGACGGGGCGTGGGAGCAAGCGGAGTTCGCGATCGAGCCGGATCAGGTCTCGGTCGACGGACAGCCCTACGCCGCCCCGTTCAAGATGGACCTCAAGCCCGGGTTCTGGTACCGGCAGTCGTTCTTCGACGAGCACGGCCTCGAAGAGCCCGGCGATTACGACGAGTTCCTCGACCTCCTCGGGGAGATCGACGGAATCGACGGCGTCGAGGCCCCGATCGCGTCGGGCAACGGTCAGGGCTGGCCGCTCAGCGACCTGACCGAGGCGTACATCCTCCGTCAGGAGGACGGGGCGGACCTCCAGCGAGCGCTGATCGACGGCGAGGCCGAGTTCACCGACGACCGCGTCCGCCGGGCCTTCGCGGAGATCCAGGAACTCCACGGGGCCGGGTACTTCAGCGAACTCCGGGACTTCGGGGTCCAGTTCGAGTTCCTCTGGGAGAACCAGATCCCGCTGTACTTCCAGGGCTCGTTCACGCCGGCGTTCGAGGCGATCCAGGACCCCGAGGACCTCGGCTTCTTCGGGCTCCCGGGCACCGAGGCCATGGTCGCGAGCGTAAACTGGTTTACCGTCCCGACGTACTCGGAGAACGTCGACGCCGCGGTCGCGGCCGCCGAGGCGTTCGCCTCGGCCGACGCCCAGCAGGTCTGGGCCGAACGCGGCGGGTTCATCGCCTCGAACCTGGACGTCCCCGAGGAGGCCTACCAGCTCGAGGTCATGGCCGACCTCGGGCAAGCCGCCGGAGAGGTGGATCTGGTCCCCGACCTCGACGACGCGGTCGGGGACCCCTTCCAGTCGGAGTTCTGGTCGGCGCTGACCGGCTTCTGGGCGGAGCCGAGCCAGGACATCGACCCGATCCTCGAGTCGCTCGACGCGACGTTACAGGAGACCGTGGCCGAAGATGAGTGA